One genomic region from Candidatus Xiphinematobacter sp. encodes:
- a CDS encoding TIGR00282 family metallophosphoesterase yields MIRILFLGDIVGEPGRNAVAQFLPGFKERERVDFTIVNGENSAGGRGITPKIAVALLRLGVAVITTGDHVWDQRELSSYLPTEPRVLRPLNYPQGTPGQGSIVLDTTKGKVAVINIQCRTFMQPILENPFRIALREAKWLRSETPVIFVDAHGETTSEKTALAHYLDGIVSAVAGTHTHVQTADEQILPQGTAFLCDAGMCGAEHSILGREIAPIVRRFVNNLPVVFPVAQGIVKICGALVDVDESTGHATAIRRIQERMQPTMANV; encoded by the coding sequence ATGATCAGAATCCTTTTTCTAGGAGATATTGTCGGAGAGCCTGGTAGAAATGCGGTGGCACAGTTTCTTCCCGGATTTAAAGAGCGTGAGAGAGTAGATTTCACCATCGTCAACGGGGAAAATTCTGCAGGAGGGCGCGGGATTACACCCAAGATTGCCGTTGCTTTGCTACGACTTGGAGTGGCCGTCATTACAACCGGAGACCATGTGTGGGATCAAAGAGAGCTTTCCTCGTATCTCCCTACGGAACCGAGAGTGCTTCGCCCTCTTAATTACCCCCAGGGTACTCCTGGCCAAGGGAGCATCGTATTAGATACTACCAAGGGGAAAGTAGCTGTCATTAACATACAGTGCCGTACTTTCATGCAACCGATTTTGGAAAATCCCTTTCGCATAGCCCTAAGGGAAGCCAAATGGCTACGCAGTGAAACTCCTGTTATTTTCGTAGATGCCCATGGAGAAACTACTAGTGAAAAAACAGCCCTGGCACATTACCTAGACGGGATTGTATCCGCTGTAGCAGGCACCCATACGCATGTTCAGACAGCCGATGAACAGATACTTCCCCAGGGTACTGCATTTCTCTGCGACGCTGGAATGTGCGGAGCGGAACACTCCATCTTAGGTCGGGAAATAGCGCCGATTGTAAGGCGTTTTGTGAACAACTTACCGGTAGTATTTCCTGTAGCACAAGGCATAGTGAAGATTTGCGGCGCTCTGGTGGACGTGGACGAATCTACAGGGCATGCTACTGCTATTCGTCGTATCCAGGAACGCATGCAGCCCACTATGGCAAACGTTTAA
- the ilvD gene encoding dihydroxy-acid dehydratase — MSKTDRNLRPFSSVAMDGAHRAPNRSMLYAVGFTEGDFTKPQVGIASTWSTVAPCNRHIDHLAQEAVRGVEAVGGKALIFNTITISDGIAMGTKGMKYSLVSREVIADSIETVVGGENLDGFVAIGGCDKNIPACAMAIARMDRSAVFVYGGTILPGCVNGEKVDIVSVFEAVGKHAEGKISDAELHTMESCAIPGPGSCGGMYTANTMAAAVEALGLSLPNSSAQVAVSEQKKLDCRQAGEAVVEMLKRGIRPHDILCREAMENAITVVIALGGSTNAVLHLLAIAHAAGIQMTIGDFNRIGERVPVVADLKPSGHHFMSELVEIGGITPLMRKLLHAGLLHGGCLTVTGRTLKQNLVSSKDYPKGQRIIRSLEDPIKKNSHLVILKGNLAPAGAVAKITGKEGEYFSGTARVFNSEEEALQAILDGRIRKGHVVVIRYEGPKGGPGMREMLAPTSAVMGRGLGKGVALITDGRFSGGTHGFVVGHITPEAFEGGPLAVVEDGDQIVIDAVLRVISVDIPEKGLEDRLLQWKRPNPHYRCGVLAKYAALVSSASCGAVTDCFPGKEKW; from the coding sequence ATGAGCAAAACAGATCGTAATCTCCGCCCCTTTTCTTCCGTTGCCATGGATGGGGCCCATCGGGCTCCCAACCGATCAATGCTATACGCGGTAGGTTTCACAGAAGGGGATTTTACAAAACCCCAGGTAGGAATTGCTTCTACATGGAGTACGGTAGCTCCTTGCAATAGGCATATTGACCATCTGGCACAAGAAGCAGTTAGAGGTGTTGAAGCTGTGGGTGGAAAAGCCCTTATCTTCAATACCATCACTATCTCAGATGGCATTGCAATGGGGACCAAAGGTATGAAGTACTCCCTGGTTTCCAGGGAGGTCATTGCGGATTCTATCGAAACGGTAGTAGGTGGGGAAAATCTTGACGGCTTTGTTGCCATAGGCGGGTGCGACAAAAATATTCCAGCATGTGCAATGGCAATTGCCAGGATGGATCGGTCTGCTGTCTTCGTATACGGTGGGACTATCCTTCCAGGCTGTGTGAATGGGGAGAAGGTAGATATTGTTTCGGTCTTTGAGGCAGTCGGCAAGCATGCAGAGGGTAAGATAAGCGATGCTGAATTGCACACCATGGAATCCTGCGCTATCCCTGGCCCAGGTTCTTGTGGTGGGATGTATACTGCTAACACCATGGCGGCGGCAGTAGAGGCCCTTGGGCTCAGTTTACCAAATAGTTCGGCACAGGTGGCTGTGTCTGAACAGAAGAAGCTTGACTGCCGACAAGCCGGAGAAGCAGTTGTGGAGATGCTGAAGCGCGGCATTCGTCCTCACGATATCCTTTGCCGCGAAGCCATGGAGAATGCAATTACTGTCGTTATTGCGCTAGGTGGCTCCACCAATGCCGTCCTCCATCTGCTCGCTATTGCACATGCAGCGGGCATTCAGATGACTATAGGCGATTTCAATAGGATTGGTGAGCGAGTACCAGTGGTAGCTGACCTCAAGCCCAGCGGGCATCATTTCATGTCCGAGCTTGTAGAAATTGGTGGTATTACTCCTCTGATGCGGAAGCTTTTGCATGCAGGACTGTTGCATGGTGGCTGCCTAACGGTTACCGGGAGAACCCTCAAACAAAATCTTGTCTCATCTAAGGACTACCCTAAGGGTCAGAGAATCATCCGCTCACTTGAGGATCCGATCAAAAAGAACAGCCATTTGGTAATATTAAAGGGCAACCTGGCGCCAGCTGGAGCCGTAGCTAAGATTACTGGGAAGGAGGGCGAGTATTTTTCTGGGACAGCGCGAGTTTTTAATTCGGAGGAAGAAGCACTGCAAGCTATCCTAGATGGTAGGATCCGTAAAGGGCATGTAGTCGTCATTCGCTACGAGGGCCCCAAGGGGGGACCTGGGATGCGAGAAATGCTTGCCCCAACCAGTGCCGTGATGGGGCGCGGTTTAGGTAAGGGAGTTGCGTTGATTACCGATGGACGCTTCTCTGGTGGGACGCATGGATTTGTGGTAGGTCATATCACACCGGAAGCATTTGAGGGTGGTCCACTAGCCGTGGTTGAGGACGGTGATCAGATTGTTATCGATGCCGTCCTTCGGGTTATTTCTGTGGATATTCCTGAGAAGGGACTGGAGGATCGACTCCTACAGTGGAAAAGGCCCAACCCGCACTACCGTTGTGGTGTCTTAGCAAAATACGCTGCCCTGGTAAGCTCTGCTTCCTGTGGTGCGGTCACAGACTGCTTTCCTGGAAAGGAAAAGTGGTAG
- a CDS encoding Mrp/NBP35 family ATP-binding protein → MLSEGDVRKALQNVKYPGFNRDIVSFGLLKTVEISDDNVHVELDVTAEDARIPAKIQAESERAIAALPGISRVRVNVKHQSRTCLTSGPTAIEGVRYVVAIASGKGGVGKSTVAANTAVALQHIGARVGLCDCDVYGPSIPLMFGSKERPCMDDKDRLLPIERHGVKLMSMGFLLEDERTPVILRGPIVTRYVQQLLRQAHWGSLDYLILDLPPGTGDIQLTVVQTVSLSGAIVVTTPQEVALLDARKAAAMFVKTQVSILGIVENMSYFLCPGDGKQYEIFGKGGGAREARRLGLPLLAEIPVLSDVCATGDSGRPIVKEMPHSIVAQSFLSLASHIREHLERKHLEKCDQPRE, encoded by the coding sequence ATGCTAAGCGAGGGTGATGTACGCAAAGCCTTACAGAATGTAAAATACCCTGGTTTCAACCGGGATATTGTCTCCTTTGGTCTGCTTAAGACGGTGGAAATCTCTGATGACAACGTTCACGTCGAGCTAGACGTCACCGCGGAGGATGCCCGCATCCCAGCAAAGATACAGGCAGAATCCGAGCGCGCAATTGCGGCGCTCCCAGGGATTAGTCGTGTGCGAGTGAATGTCAAGCACCAAAGTCGTACATGCTTAACAAGCGGCCCTACTGCTATTGAGGGTGTCCGGTACGTGGTTGCTATTGCTAGCGGAAAAGGTGGGGTTGGGAAGAGTACAGTTGCTGCAAATACAGCGGTTGCCTTGCAACATATCGGTGCTAGAGTGGGGCTCTGCGATTGTGATGTTTACGGGCCGAGCATTCCCCTCATGTTTGGGAGTAAGGAGCGCCCCTGCATGGACGATAAAGATCGTCTCCTTCCCATCGAACGCCATGGGGTCAAATTAATGTCCATGGGTTTTCTCCTGGAGGATGAACGCACTCCCGTTATTCTGCGCGGTCCAATTGTGACCCGTTATGTGCAACAGCTCCTCCGCCAAGCACACTGGGGTAGTCTGGATTACCTCATCCTAGATCTCCCACCAGGTACGGGCGATATTCAGCTGACAGTGGTACAAACTGTTTCCCTTTCCGGTGCCATCGTCGTAACTACGCCGCAGGAGGTTGCGCTACTAGATGCGCGTAAAGCGGCTGCCATGTTTGTAAAAACTCAGGTATCCATTCTAGGAATAGTCGAAAATATGAGTTACTTTCTGTGTCCTGGAGATGGGAAGCAGTATGAAATTTTTGGTAAGGGAGGAGGTGCCAGAGAGGCTCGCCGGCTAGGGCTTCCGCTCCTGGCAGAGATACCGGTTCTTTCAGACGTATGCGCCACGGGAGACAGTGGCCGACCTATTGTAAAGGAGATGCCTCACTCTATTGTAGCTCAGTCTTTTCTGTCGCTTGCCTCTCACATAAGAGAGCATTTGGAAAGAAAGCATTTGGAAAAATGCGACCAGCCAAGAGAGTAG
- a CDS encoding aspartate carbamoyltransferase catalytic subunit — MNVWKHKDLISLSGLSAEELWFLLEAAKAFKGLRGDRVNSVPTLQGKALVNFFVEPSTRTRISFELAALRLGANVINVSATMSSLQKGETLKDTALSLEALHADIIVLRHGSAGAAQLLAKYLRSSVINAGDGAHEHPTQGLLDGFTIWEKHGRLEDLRVAIVGDILFSRVARSNIHLLVKLGAKVTLVGPSTLVPREFEAMGVRITHRMEDILETTDVLNLLRIQYERQCREYFPSVKEYISLFGLTKQRAARLKSSCLVMHPGPVKRGIEVDSEVADGAKSVILEQVANGLAVRTAVLYACGGGSAEYRGKKSEDP, encoded by the coding sequence ATGAACGTCTGGAAACACAAGGACCTAATTTCTCTCAGTGGACTCTCCGCTGAGGAACTCTGGTTTCTCTTGGAAGCGGCTAAAGCATTTAAGGGATTGAGAGGAGATAGAGTAAACAGTGTCCCTACATTACAAGGAAAAGCCTTAGTCAATTTTTTTGTAGAACCGAGTACGCGCACGCGCATATCATTCGAGCTTGCAGCGCTCCGTCTTGGGGCAAACGTAATCAACGTCTCAGCTACGATGTCTAGCTTGCAAAAAGGCGAGACCCTCAAGGACACTGCTCTTAGCTTGGAGGCACTCCATGCCGACATTATTGTCCTGCGCCACGGCTCTGCAGGAGCTGCGCAGCTTCTTGCTAAATACTTACGTTCTAGCGTTATTAATGCCGGAGATGGAGCACACGAACACCCAACTCAGGGGCTTCTCGATGGATTTACCATTTGGGAAAAACATGGAAGATTAGAAGATCTAAGGGTTGCTATCGTAGGCGATATTCTTTTTAGCCGTGTGGCACGCTCTAACATCCACCTCCTAGTAAAACTAGGAGCGAAAGTTACCCTGGTGGGGCCCAGCACGTTGGTTCCCCGAGAGTTTGAAGCCATGGGCGTCCGGATTACCCACCGTATGGAAGACATCTTAGAGACCACTGATGTTCTCAACCTACTCCGCATTCAATACGAGCGCCAGTGTAGGGAATATTTTCCATCCGTAAAAGAATATATTTCTCTTTTTGGATTGACAAAACAGCGGGCAGCTCGCCTGAAATCCAGTTGTTTAGTTATGCATCCCGGGCCGGTCAAGCGTGGGATAGAGGTTGACAGTGAGGTGGCAGATGGTGCCAAAAGTGTTATCCTTGAGCAGGTCGCTAATGGCCTGGCTGTCCGAACGGCTGTTCTCTACGCCTGCGGTGGGGGATCGGCAGAGTATCGTGGAAAAAAGTCTGAAGATCCTTAA